In Embleya scabrispora, the DNA window TCGATCCGCCGGAACCGGTGGGCCGACCGTCCCCGGGGAGTTCCACGCCCACCCCGGCCGGGGTGTAGCCCCCGTCCGGACGGACGCGGTGTCACGGTCCGCGGTTCCCGTCCGCGGCACTGAACGCCGGGCCGTTTCGACCGTGTGGATATCCTGACCCGGCGCCACCCGGACTGGCGCCCATTGAACCGTGCAGTTGTGGAGTCCCCGACCGACATGTCCTTGCCCCGCGTGCTCGTCACCTCCTGCCGCGAGTTGTTGACGCTCGCGCCCCGCGTCCCGTTCGGGCACGAGCACAGCCGGGAACCCCGTCGGCCCGGACGCGTCGCGCTCGTCGGCGGCGCCCTGATGGTGCTCTCGCTCGGACTGTGGGCGCTGTGGACCTACCTCAATCGCCGCGACATGTGGCACATGCTCGACCTGAGCGTCTATCACGACGCCGTGCACAGGTTGCGCGACGGCGACCGGATCTACACCGAGAACTACGGCAAGTGGGAACTGCCCTTCATCTACCCGCCGATCTCCGGGCTGCTCTTCTACGTCGTGCTGCCGCTGGGCTTCGCCGGCCTCAAATGGTTCATGGCGAGCCTCAGCCTGCTCTCGCTGTTCGCCGTGGTCTGGGCCTCGTGGGGAATGCTCGGCTACCGCCGCGGCGCGGGCCGGTTCGGGGTCAGCGCGGCCACCTTCGCCGTGGTCCTGTGGTTGGAGCCGGTCGAATGGACGCTGGTCTGGGGGCAGATCAATCTGCTGCTCCTGGCGCTGATCGTGCTCGACCTGGCGCTGCCCGACGATCGCCGCTACAAGGGCATCGGGGTCGGCGTCGCGGCCGGCCTCAAACTCACCCCCGCGATCTTCGTCGTATACCTGCTGATCACCCGCCGGTTCCGGGCCGCCGCCGTGGCCTCCGGCGCGTTCGTCGGCACCGTCCTGGTGGGTCTGGTCGCCGCGCCGTCGGCGTCCGCGTACTACTGGGCGAACCTGGTGTCGATCAGCGGCAAGGTCAATTCCAAGCTCAGCGTCGGCACCCTCAACAACCAGTCGGTGCAGGGCATGTTCACCCGCATGCTCGGCGACGGCGGGGCGGCCACGGGGCTGTGGCTGCTGCTCTGCCTGGTCATCGGGGCGCTCGGCCTCCTGGCCGCCGCACGCGCCTCGCTGTACGGCAACGAACTGGTCGGCGTAGTGGTCACCGGCGGCCTGTCGCTGTTCGTCTCGCCCATCTCGTGGTCGCACCACTGGGTGTGGGTCGTGCCCGTGTTCGTTCTGCTCACGCACACCGCGCTGACCCGGGCGAGACCGCTGTGGTGGTGGCTGACCGGCACCTTTTTCGTGTTCTTCGCGGCCTGGCCGATGCGGCTGAACGTCTTCGGCGACTGGGACGGCGCGCAGACGCTCCAGCCCTGGGGCCTGATCTGGCTCGCCCCCCGGGACGGCGACCGGGAACGGCACTGGACGCCCATCGAGTTCGTGCTCGGCAACGGCTACCTGATCGCGGGCATCGTGCTCACCCTGACCCTGGTCCTGCACATCCTGCGCGATCGCACCGCGCTGCCGACGCTCCCCGCACCGGGCGCCGCGAGCACCGAGGCCGCGAGCGCCGGCGAGGGCGCGGCCGAGACCGGCACGCCCGAGAGCCCCGCCCCGGACCCGGTCTCCGGCGGCTCCGGGCGTCGCTGAGCCCGTTCGGCGCGACATAGGCTGACCTCGAACGAAGACCACCGGAAGAAAGCAGAGGACCCGTGGACGCCCACGTGGACGCGGCCCCGCCGCCTACCCGGGAGGGCGGCGTCGACGCTCCCAGCGACCGGATCGTGACGATCCCCAACCTGCTCAGCTTCGCCCGCCTGCTCGGTGTCCCCGTCTTCCTGTGGCTCATCCTGGCGCCCGAGTTCGGCGGCCCCAAACACGACCTGTGGGCGCTGGCGCTGCTCATGCTCAGCGGGATCAGCGACTACCTCGACGGCAAACTGGCCCGCCGCTG includes these proteins:
- a CDS encoding glycosyltransferase 87 family protein, translated to MSLPRVLVTSCRELLTLAPRVPFGHEHSREPRRPGRVALVGGALMVLSLGLWALWTYLNRRDMWHMLDLSVYHDAVHRLRDGDRIYTENYGKWELPFIYPPISGLLFYVVLPLGFAGLKWFMASLSLLSLFAVVWASWGMLGYRRGAGRFGVSAATFAVVLWLEPVEWTLVWGQINLLLLALIVLDLALPDDRRYKGIGVGVAAGLKLTPAIFVVYLLITRRFRAAAVASGAFVGTVLVGLVAAPSASAYYWANLVSISGKVNSKLSVGTLNNQSVQGMFTRMLGDGGAATGLWLLLCLVIGALGLLAAARASLYGNELVGVVVTGGLSLFVSPISWSHHWVWVVPVFVLLTHTALTRARPLWWWLTGTFFVFFAAWPMRLNVFGDWDGAQTLQPWGLIWLAPRDGDRERHWTPIEFVLGNGYLIAGIVLTLTLVLHILRDRTALPTLPAPGAASTEAASAGEGAAETGTPESPAPDPVSGGSGRR